A DNA window from Ignavibacteriales bacterium contains the following coding sequences:
- a CDS encoding DpnD/PcfM family protein, translating to METYNVEVREVLKRSINVNAKSIEEAVDLVSRRYKNEEIVLDYSDHIETSIDVPLLHLDVDVAAFSSFIRLQLAKEVNELPIEELAKIVFGDLTSAKEYYETDK from the coding sequence ATGGAAACATATAACGTTGAAGTGAGAGAAGTATTAAAACGTAGTATCAATGTAAATGCAAAATCGATAGAAGAGGCAGTTGATCTTGTATCGCGTCGATATAAGAATGAAGAGATTGTTCTAGACTATTCTGACCATATCGAAACATCAATAGACGTTCCATTGTTACATCTAGATGTTGATGTTGCTGCTTTTTCTTCTTTTATCAGATTACAACTTGCCAAAGAAGTAAATGAATTGCCAATTGAAGAGTTAGCAAAAATTGTTTTCGGAGATTTGACTTCAGCGAAAGAATATTATGAAACAGATAAATGA
- a CDS encoding glycoside hydrolase family 30 protein: MKTYFVILLSFLSGSVFSQNTKAQNDKIIFSSAVKNITVHSTSYGTNERLTVTDTIDFTKAIQPLETDISVFVNPHKTFQTIIGIGGALTDASAETFAKLPNDKKQELIDAYYDKAKGIGYTLARTQINSCDFSSETYSYVEDGDKDLKTFSIDHDKTFRIPFIKQAMKTASNKLVIFASPWSPPAFMKDNNDMLHGGKLLPEYYNAWANYFTKFIKAYEKEGIPVWGVTIQNEPMATQRWESCIYTSEEERDFLKNYLGPIMNKQGLGDKKIIVWDHNRDLINQRASTIFTDSVASKYAWGIGFHWYETWTGSDPLYGNIAKVHEAYPSKNILFTEGCNGSFTPEKYYDWANGERYGRSIINDFNVGTVGWTDWNILLDENGGPNHVGNFCFAPIHADTKTGQLIYTPSYYYIGHFSKFIRPNAKRVSTASSRSQLLSVSFMNEDGTMATIIMNVSDKPITYNFILDSSEAKINILPHAIQTLVY, from the coding sequence ATGAAAACATACTTTGTAATTTTATTATCGTTCTTATCAGGTTCTGTGTTTTCTCAGAATACAAAAGCACAAAATGATAAAATAATATTTTCATCTGCGGTTAAAAATATAACCGTGCATTCTACATCTTATGGGACAAATGAAAGATTAACTGTAACTGATACAATTGATTTTACAAAAGCAATACAACCTTTAGAAACAGATATCTCTGTTTTTGTGAATCCTCACAAAACGTTTCAGACTATCATAGGTATCGGAGGAGCATTAACAGATGCAAGTGCCGAGACATTTGCCAAATTACCTAATGACAAAAAACAAGAACTTATCGATGCTTATTATGATAAAGCTAAGGGGATAGGCTATACTCTAGCACGTACGCAGATCAATAGTTGCGATTTTAGCAGCGAAACTTATTCTTATGTTGAGGATGGTGATAAAGACCTAAAAACATTTAGTATCGATCATGATAAAACATTTCGTATTCCTTTCATTAAACAAGCGATGAAAACTGCAAGTAACAAACTTGTAATATTTGCCAGTCCCTGGAGTCCTCCTGCATTTATGAAGGACAACAATGATATGTTGCACGGAGGTAAATTATTGCCCGAGTATTACAATGCCTGGGCAAATTATTTTACTAAATTTATTAAAGCTTACGAAAAAGAAGGAATTCCTGTTTGGGGTGTTACCATCCAAAATGAGCCTATGGCTACTCAACGATGGGAATCGTGCATTTATACCTCAGAAGAAGAGAGAGATTTTTTAAAGAACTATTTAGGCCCAATTATGAATAAACAAGGATTAGGCGATAAAAAGATAATTGTATGGGATCATAATCGGGATTTAATTAATCAAAGGGCGAGCACGATTTTTACCGATTCAGTTGCTTCAAAATATGCATGGGGTATTGGATTTCATTGGTACGAGACATGGACTGGCAGTGATCCTCTGTATGGCAATATTGCAAAAGTACATGAAGCATATCCATCGAAAAACATTTTATTTACCGAAGGATGTAATGGGTCATTTACTCCAGAAAAGTATTACGATTGGGCAAATGGTGAAAGATATGGGCGGTCAATCATAAACGATTTTAATGTTGGCACGGTGGGATGGACAGATTGGAACATTCTTTTAGATGAAAATGGAGGCCCAAATCACGTTGGAAATTTTTGTTTTGCACCTATCCATGCCGACACTAAAACAGGCCAATTAATTTATACCCCCTCATATTATTACATTGGACACTTCTCAAAATTTATTCGTCCAAATGCAAAAAGAGTAAGTACTGCTTCAAGCAGAAGCCAGCTGCTTAGTGTTTCGTTTATGAATGAAGATGGTACAATGGCAACTATTATAATGAATGTGAGTGATAAACCGATAACGTATAATTTCATTTTAGATTCTTCAGAGGCAAAGATTAATATTTTACCGCATGCCATTCAAACGCTTGTTTATTAA
- a CDS encoding MFS transporter, with amino-acid sequence MEIKPQRTIIVLAIIAAALGFFVDAYDLLLYNIVRNESLLGLGLSGEQILSVGIDLLNAQLFGMLIGGIVWGILGDIHGRRSVLFGSIIFYSFATLLNGFAQNVPVYAACRFIAGFGLAGELGAGVTLVSELMSKENRGYGTMIVAAVGVLGVVAASLVGNAFPWRTAYFIGGGLGLLLLLLRLGVRESLMFEKSRKLSISRGNFLLLFTNIGRFKKYVFLILVAMPIWYAIGILITFSPEIGLALGLSEVPKAGTAILLYYLALTFGDLTNGFLSQMFRSRKKIIAVFMMLTAVFTIGYFTLGGRSLIMFYCFCFLIGWSSGYWAVFVTVAAEQFGTNLRATVAVTAPNFVRGLTVVLTLAFKILKTPLGDVSSAALIGAVTILIAFIALSQLEETFGKDLDYFEPYISDR; translated from the coding sequence ATGGAAATAAAACCGCAGCGGACAATCATTGTTCTTGCAATTATCGCGGCGGCGCTGGGTTTCTTTGTCGATGCATACGATCTGCTTCTCTATAACATTGTCCGCAACGAGAGCCTGCTCGGACTCGGTTTGTCGGGCGAACAAATCCTGAGTGTTGGTATCGATTTATTGAATGCTCAGCTGTTCGGCATGCTCATCGGCGGCATCGTGTGGGGCATCCTGGGCGATATTCACGGCCGACGGTCTGTTCTTTTTGGATCAATTATTTTCTATTCATTCGCAACACTTCTCAATGGATTTGCCCAAAACGTTCCGGTCTACGCAGCGTGCAGGTTTATCGCCGGGTTCGGTCTGGCAGGAGAGTTAGGCGCCGGAGTTACTTTGGTTTCCGAACTGATGTCGAAGGAAAATCGCGGATATGGAACAATGATCGTCGCTGCTGTCGGTGTATTGGGTGTGGTTGCCGCATCATTAGTTGGAAATGCATTTCCCTGGCGAACGGCATATTTCATTGGCGGAGGTCTCGGATTATTGCTACTCCTGCTGCGTCTTGGAGTGCGTGAATCATTGATGTTCGAGAAATCGCGCAAATTGTCGATCTCACGCGGAAATTTTCTTCTTTTATTCACGAACATCGGAAGATTTAAGAAATACGTTTTCCTGATTCTGGTTGCCATGCCGATCTGGTATGCAATCGGCATACTAATCACGTTTTCCCCCGAGATCGGCTTGGCGCTTGGCCTTTCGGAGGTTCCAAAGGCCGGGACGGCAATTCTTCTCTATTATCTTGCCCTCACATTCGGTGATCTCACAAATGGATTTCTGAGCCAGATGTTCAGAAGCAGAAAAAAAATCATCGCCGTGTTTATGATGCTCACTGCCGTTTTTACCATTGGTTACTTCACTCTCGGCGGGAGATCTCTTATTATGTTTTATTGTTTTTGTTTTCTCATCGGTTGGTCTTCGGGCTATTGGGCGGTATTTGTGACTGTGGCAGCCGAGCAGTTCGGCACAAATCTGCGCGCCACCGTTGCTGTTACTGCACCGAATTTTGTGCGCGGTCTTACCGTTGTTCTTACTCTTGCTTTTAAAATTCTCAAGACACCTCTCGGTGATGTATCCAGTGCCGCACTGATTGGCGCTGTTACAATTCTGATCGCTTTCATTGCGCTGTCTCAGCTTGAGGAAACCTTCGGTAAAGACCTGGATTACTTTGAGCCTTACATCTCCGATCGCTGA
- a CDS encoding aminotransferase class IV has product MMNKRNSNNSVEYCCLNGNIVPTAEAKISITDIGILRGYAIFDSIAAMNGRIIFFDEHYERFERSARIMHLTIPGSKRRIEAMIYKLLRKNHYDSARIKLVLTGGKLVGGLDYDVRSANLYILAQKRIVQKEKEYLKGVKLITYEHQREISAAKNNDYITAVNIQPLRRREGAAEILYTFEGNVLEATTSNFFIVKGDRLITPKEDVLLGIVRGKVIGLAKKFMKVEERTVNVSELRTADEAFITSTYKKVLPIIRINSLVIGSGKVGQKTKLLKEQYAGLEKKVCS; this is encoded by the coding sequence ATGATGAATAAAAGAAATTCAAATAACTCAGTAGAGTATTGCTGCCTCAACGGTAATATAGTACCAACCGCAGAAGCAAAAATTTCAATTACGGACATCGGCATTTTGCGCGGCTATGCAATCTTCGATTCCATCGCGGCGATGAACGGCAGGATCATATTTTTCGACGAGCATTATGAGAGATTTGAACGGTCTGCACGGATCATGCATCTTACAATACCGGGTTCAAAGCGCAGAATTGAAGCGATGATCTATAAACTCCTGCGGAAAAATCACTACGACTCTGCACGCATTAAACTGGTGCTCACAGGGGGAAAACTCGTGGGAGGCCTGGATTACGATGTGCGTTCCGCCAATTTATATATACTCGCCCAAAAAAGGATTGTTCAAAAGGAAAAAGAATATCTCAAAGGCGTTAAGCTTATCACGTATGAACACCAGAGAGAAATATCTGCGGCAAAAAATAATGATTACATAACGGCGGTGAATATTCAACCGCTGCGGCGGCGGGAGGGGGCGGCGGAGATCCTTTATACATTTGAAGGCAATGTGCTCGAGGCCACCACCTCGAATTTCTTCATCGTGAAAGGTGATAGATTAATCACGCCAAAAGAAGATGTCTTACTGGGCATCGTGCGCGGCAAAGTCATTGGATTGGCCAAAAAGTTCATGAAAGTGGAAGAACGCACTGTGAACGTAAGCGAATTGAGAACGGCCGACGAGGCATTCATCACCAGCACGTACAAAAAAGTGCTTCCAATTATAAGGATTAACAGCCTGGTGATCGGCAGCGGGAAAGTCGGGCAAAAGACCAAATTACTTAAGGAACAATATGCCGGTTTGGAGAAAAAAGTTTGTTCGTAA